Proteins encoded together in one Lysinibacter cavernae window:
- the ftsX gene encoding permease-like cell division protein FtsX, producing MRYALVLSEVAQGLRRNLSMVISVVLVTFVSLTFVGTAAVLQLQINQMKTFWYDRAQVSIYMCTEFDNSETCDGTDASQEQLDAVEAQLKSDTLKPFIEEYFFEDHDQAYANFVEQFKDNPVADYAKPEQLNQTFWIKLKDPSQADVIQETFAGVAGVQSVTDQRSLLDRIFTVLNAASYTALSIAGLMLVAAVLLISTTIRLSAFSRRREIGIMRLVGASNRFIQTPFILEGIISALLGAVLASVATVGIVEFFIQGFLAVNVPFTSYITTAQALVVPPILIGLGIILSGFAAKVAITRYLKV from the coding sequence ATGAGATACGCACTCGTTCTCAGCGAGGTTGCGCAGGGACTCCGCCGCAACCTTTCCATGGTGATTTCTGTTGTTCTGGTGACCTTTGTGTCGCTCACGTTTGTGGGAACCGCGGCGGTGCTGCAGCTCCAGATCAACCAGATGAAGACCTTCTGGTACGACAGGGCCCAGGTTTCCATTTACATGTGTACCGAGTTTGATAACTCCGAAACGTGTGACGGAACCGACGCGTCTCAGGAGCAGCTGGATGCCGTTGAGGCCCAGCTCAAGTCTGACACCCTCAAGCCGTTTATCGAGGAGTACTTCTTCGAGGACCACGACCAGGCCTACGCCAACTTTGTTGAGCAGTTCAAGGACAACCCTGTCGCCGATTACGCAAAGCCGGAGCAGCTGAACCAAACGTTCTGGATCAAGCTCAAGGACCCGTCGCAGGCCGATGTCATCCAGGAAACCTTTGCCGGTGTCGCTGGCGTGCAAAGCGTGACTGACCAACGGAGCCTGCTCGACCGCATCTTTACGGTGCTCAACGCGGCGAGTTACACGGCGCTGTCGATTGCCGGTCTGATGCTTGTTGCCGCTGTGCTGCTCATCTCAACAACCATCCGGTTGTCGGCGTTCTCTCGCCGAAGGGAGATCGGCATCATGCGCCTTGTTGGTGCGTCGAACCGGTTCATCCAAACCCCGTTCATTCTTGAGGGCATTATCTCGGCGTTGCTCGGGGCGGTGTTGGCGAGCGTTGCAACCGTCGGAATCGTTGAGTTCTTTATCCAGGGCTTCTTGGCGGTCAATGTTCCGTTTACGTCGTACATCACCACGGCCCAGGCGCTTGTGGTGCCGCCGATACTGATTGGGCTCGGCATCATTCTGTCTGGATTTGCCGCCAAGGTCGCGATTACCCGCTACCTGAAGGTCTAG